The Sphaerisporangium siamense genome includes the window ATGAACCCCGCCATCTGGGAGTCGGTGTCCGAGGACCAGCGTAACGAGGTCTTCGCGGGCCACGGGCGGTTCATCAAGCTCATCACCGAGTCGGGGGAGATGGTCGGCACCGAGGCGCTGGCCGATCCCGCGGCCGGCGTCACCGTCCGCGTGCGCGGCGGGGTGGTCACGCCGACGGACGGGCCCTACGCCGAGGCCAAGGAGTTCTTCTGCGGCTACTACGTGGTCGACTGCGAGAGCAGGGAGCGCGCGGTCGAGCTGGCCGCGCTCATTCCCGACGCCGCCCTCACCGGCATCGAGGTGCGGCCGTTCCTGGACACCAGCGGGGCCGACGTCTGACCGGCGGGGGAGCGCCCGCGCGGGCGCTCCCCGGCCCCCCCTACTCGGGCAGTGCCCCGGCCAGCATCGCCGGCTTGTCGGTGAGGATGCCGTCCACCCGGTAGGCGGCCAGACGGCGCGCGACCGCCGGGTCGTCCACAGTCCAGGTGAAGACCCGCATGCCGAGCCGGTGCACCCGCCGGACGTACCCGGCGGTGAGGTCCTGGTACGGCGGGTTGATCTGCCGGGCGAACCCGGCCAGGCCGGCCAGCCGCCCGGCCGGGGGCGTGCCGAGCAGGCCCAGGGGGACCTCGGGCATCAGCCGGTGGAACCGCCGCACCGAGCCCCAGTCGAAGGACTGCACGACCAGGCGTCCCGGGCGGAGCCAGGCGGGGTGGCGCCGCAGCTCGCGGGCGACGCGGGCCTCGATGCCGGGGTACAGGCCGGGCGCCTTGACCTCCAGCAGCAGGCCGAGGCCGCTCTTCTCCATCGCGCGCAGCGTCTCGCCGAGGGTCGGCACGCGCTCGCCGCGGTAGCGGGCCGAGAACCACGCGCCCGCGTCCAGTTTCCGGATCTCGCCGAGCGTGAGGTCACGGACCCGCCACGGCGACCGGCCGGGGAAGACCCGCTCGGCGTCGGTGGTGCGGCCGAGCGTCGTGTCGTGCACGAGGACCAGCCGGTGGTCCCTGGTCTCCTGCACGTCGGCCTCGAACATGTCGGCGCCCTGCCGGCCGGCGAGCCGGAAGGCCGCGACCGTGTTCTCCGGCGCGTGCGCGGACGCCCCGCGGTGCGCGACGTTGACGATCTTCGCCGGCGCCGCGGCGGCGGTGTCGGACGGGCCGTCCAGGGCGTGCGCGGACGGGATCAGGAGGGCGGAGGTGGTCGTGAGGATCGTGGTCGAGAGGATGAGGCCCGGTCGTCGGAACATGCGTCTCCTCAGGATCGGCGTGGCCCCTGCATTCTGAACCTGACCGCTGAGCGCGACCGCGAGTTGATGGTTTGGTAACCCTTAGGTGCCTGCTAAATGAGTATTTGTCCGTAGCCGCTCCGGCCGGTGACTCATTGAGCGGACGCGGTGCCGGTTACGGGGCTCCCAGAACCGGCCGTAGAGCCGGCCACAGGGCTGGTCGTAGAGCCGGTCACGGGGCGGTCCGCCTCCAGCGTGCCGGCAGCCTGCTTGGACGGCACCGCGCGGCGGCCCGGCGCAAGTGCGCAATCCAGCGCGTATACAAGCTTGCGCCGCCGATAGGACGATGGCCGCAGTTCTTGGTGGTGAAGGGAGCGAGCTATGAAATTGACGTTGACGACCTTCCTCTCGCTGGACGGGGTGCTGCAGGCCCCGGGACAGCCCGATGAGGACCGTGAGGGCGGGTTCGAGCACGGCGGCTGGCTGATCCCGCACGCCGACGAGGACATGGGCACGTTCGTCGGCGAGTGGTTCGAGCAGGCCGACGCGTTCCTGTTCGGCCGCAAGACGTACGAGATCTTCGCGGCGCACTGGCCGAACGTCGTGGACGACAACGACCCGACGCCGACGCGGCTGAACAAGTGCCCGAAGTACGTCGTCTCGCGGACGCTGGGCACCGCGGACTGGGCCGGCACGACCGTCATCAAGGACGACGTCGTGGAGGAGGTCCGGCGGCTGAAGAGCGAGCCCGGCAACGAGCTGCAGGTGCACGGCAGCGGCGAGCTGGCCCGCACGCTGATCGAGCACGGCCTCGTCGACGAGTACCGGCTCTGGTTCTTCCCGGTGTTCCTCGGCTCGGGCAAGCGGCTGTTCGAGGGCGCGAAGGTGCCCGCCACGCTCCAGCTCGTCGACAGCAAGAAGACCAGCACCGGCGCCGTCATCCACATCTACCGCCCGGCGCCCGAGACCCCGGAGTCCTGATCCGGGCGCGCCGGGGACGCCGTTCCCCGGCGGCGCCGCGGACGGCACACGCCGCCGCGGCGCACCGCCCCGGCAGCGCCGCGACGAAACGCGGCGGCGCCGCCGGGACGCCCCGGGTCAGCGGCCCTTGCCCTCGGCGGGCCCCAGCCGGTCGCTCTGCGGCTGGAGCTCGTCGATGAGCTTGGACGCCTCGGCCTTGCTGAGGCCGTCGGGGACGTCCCGGCCCGCCTCCCTGGCCAGCGTGCGCAGGTACGACTCCTGCGGCGCGGTCATCGGCTCGTCGCCGGTGGCCCACTCCTCCGGATCCTTCTCCACGGGTCCTCGGCTCATGGCGCTCCCTTCCTCGAACGCCCGTTCTACCCCGGCGACCTCGCCGTAACCGCCGCGCGAGGTAAAGGCCGGGCCGTCACGGCGCGGGGGCCGGGCGCGGGAACAAGGCGAGGAACCGGGCCGCCGTGTCGGCGTCGCCCGTGAGCCTCAGGGCGCCCGCCGCGATCGCCTCGGCGAGCGGCAACCGCCGGAAGACGAGAGATCTGAGCGTGGCGACGTCGGTGTCGAGCACGGCGTCGGATCGGCCGGCGTCGCCCCGGGCGATCTCGATGCGGCCCTCCGCCACCTCGGCGCGGAAGCGTTCGTCCCCGAGCGCCAGGCCGATCGTGGCGCGCGTGTCCCCGGCCGTGGCGGCGTCGAAGGTGGTCCGCAGTGCGAGCACCATCGCGGCCACGCTCAGCTCCGCGCGGCTCGCCAGGGGGACGCGGCCTCCCCACCGGGCCAAGGGGAGCAGGACCGCCTCCAGCTCCCGGCCCCGCCTGGTCAGCTCGTACACCCAGGCGTCCAGCGGCGGCCCCAGCCTGCGCCGCCGCACCACCCCCGCCGACCGCAGCTCGCGCAGGCGCTGGGACAGCACGTTCTGGCTCGCGCCCGGCAGGCCCGTCCGCAGGTCGGTGAAGCGCCTCGGGCCGGCGAGCAGCTCGCGGACCACCAGCAGGGCCCACCGCTCACCGATCACGTCGAGGGCACGCGCGACGCCGCACGGGTCGTCGTAGCTGCGTGCCATGCGCCGAGCATACGCGTCCTGCCTTTACCTTCTTGAATCCCCGCATGTGAGCAAGCATCGGTGCTAAATTAGGACCTCTATTCGAACGCATTCGAAACCGAGAAGAGGCAAGCCTCCGCGATGGCCACCTACGTCCTCATCCACGGCGCCGCGTCCGACTCCTGGTACTGGCACCTGGTCGCTCCCGAACTGCGGGCGCGCGGCCACGACGTCGTGGCCCCCGACCTGCCGTGCGGCGACGACGCGGCCGGCTTCCCCGAGTACGCCGACACGGTCGTGGCGGCGATCGGCGAGCGCGCCGCCTCCGGGGCCGACCTGATCCTGGTCGCGCAGTCGCTCGCCGGGTTCACCGCTCCGCTGGTGTGCGAGCGGGTCCCGGTGCGCCTGCTGGTGATGCTCGCCGCCATGGTGCCCGCCCCGGGGGAGTCCGGCGGGGACTGGTGGGACAACACCGGGCAGCCCCAGGCCGCGCGCGAGCTGGCCGAGCGCGAGGGGCGGCCCGCGGAGTTCGACGAGACCGTCGCCTTCCTGCACGACGTCCCGCCCGCCGTCGCCGGCGAACTGCTCTCCAGGAAGTCGCCCGGCCAGTCCGGCACGCCGTTCGCCGCACCGTGGCCGCTGGACGCCTGGCCACAGGTGCCGACCCGGTTCCTGCTCTGCCGGGGCGACCGGCTGTTCCCCGCCCCGTTCATGCGGCGGGTCGTCCGGGAACGCCTCGGCATCGTCCCCGACGAGATGGACGGCGGCCACCTGCCCGCGCTCGCCCATCCCAAGGAGCTCACCGAGCGTCTGGAGGCGTACCGCGCGGACGCGGGCCTGCGCTGAGCCGCCCCCACCCCAGAGACACCCCTATCGGGCCGGGCACCGGGAACGCGGCGCGTGTCCGGCCTGATATTCAGCGTAAGGAAATCGAGCGGCCCATGGACGGCACCGCGCCCCGGTGCCGGGAGACCACGGAGGTCCACATGGAGGATTACGGCGTCACCGGAGCGCGGGTGGACCTGGAGGTCACCGTCGACCTGCCCCCCGACCGCGTCTGGGAGCTGATCACGTCGGTGTCCCGCATCGGCGACTGGAGCCCGGAGTGCCGGTTCGAGGGCTGGGTCGGCGACGACGGCCCGGTGCTGCCCGGGACGCGCTTCGAGGCGCGTAACCGCAGGGGGGACATGGAATGGACGGTCACCTGCGAGGTGACCGAGGCGGAGCGGCCCACCACGTTCGCCTGGGAGGTCCTCGACCCGAAGGGCGACCCTGACGCCCCCTCGTCGCGGTGGCGCTACGACCTGCGGCCCGGCGACACGCCCGGGCAGACCGTCGTGCGCCACAGCTTCGAGCACGGCGGCGGCCACAGCGGCCTGCGCGACATCATCGCCCGCGACCCCGAGCACGCCTCCGCCATCCTCGCGGG containing:
- a CDS encoding YciI family protein — translated: MKYMLQIYMNPAIWESVSEDQRNEVFAGHGRFIKLITESGEMVGTEALADPAAGVTVRVRGGVVTPTDGPYAEAKEFFCGYYVVDCESRERAVELAALIPDAALTGIEVRPFLDTSGADV
- a CDS encoding glycerophosphodiester phosphodiesterase, yielding MFRRPGLILSTTILTTTSALLIPSAHALDGPSDTAAAAPAKIVNVAHRGASAHAPENTVAAFRLAGRQGADMFEADVQETRDHRLVLVHDTTLGRTTDAERVFPGRSPWRVRDLTLGEIRKLDAGAWFSARYRGERVPTLGETLRAMEKSGLGLLLEVKAPGLYPGIEARVARELRRHPAWLRPGRLVVQSFDWGSVRRFHRLMPEVPLGLLGTPPAGRLAGLAGFARQINPPYQDLTAGYVRRVHRLGMRVFTWTVDDPAVARRLAAYRVDGILTDKPAMLAGALPE
- a CDS encoding dihydrofolate reductase family protein produces the protein MKLTLTTFLSLDGVLQAPGQPDEDREGGFEHGGWLIPHADEDMGTFVGEWFEQADAFLFGRKTYEIFAAHWPNVVDDNDPTPTRLNKCPKYVVSRTLGTADWAGTTVIKDDVVEEVRRLKSEPGNELQVHGSGELARTLIEHGLVDEYRLWFFPVFLGSGKRLFEGAKVPATLQLVDSKKTSTGAVIHIYRPAPETPES
- a CDS encoding DUF3072 domain-containing protein, whose amino-acid sequence is MSRGPVEKDPEEWATGDEPMTAPQESYLRTLAREAGRDVPDGLSKAEASKLIDELQPQSDRLGPAEGKGR
- a CDS encoding winged helix-turn-helix transcriptional regulator, producing the protein MARSYDDPCGVARALDVIGERWALLVVRELLAGPRRFTDLRTGLPGASQNVLSQRLRELRSAGVVRRRRLGPPLDAWVYELTRRGRELEAVLLPLARWGGRVPLASRAELSVAAMVLALRTTFDAATAGDTRATIGLALGDERFRAEVAEGRIEIARGDAGRSDAVLDTDVATLRSLVFRRLPLAEAIAAGALRLTGDADTAARFLALFPRPAPAP
- a CDS encoding alpha/beta fold hydrolase, whose protein sequence is MATYVLIHGAASDSWYWHLVAPELRARGHDVVAPDLPCGDDAAGFPEYADTVVAAIGERAASGADLILVAQSLAGFTAPLVCERVPVRLLVMLAAMVPAPGESGGDWWDNTGQPQAARELAEREGRPAEFDETVAFLHDVPPAVAGELLSRKSPGQSGTPFAAPWPLDAWPQVPTRFLLCRGDRLFPAPFMRRVVRERLGIVPDEMDGGHLPALAHPKELTERLEAYRADAGLR
- a CDS encoding SRPBCC family protein, which translates into the protein MDGTAPRCRETTEVHMEDYGVTGARVDLEVTVDLPPDRVWELITSVSRIGDWSPECRFEGWVGDDGPVLPGTRFEARNRRGDMEWTVTCEVTEAERPTTFAWEVLDPKGDPDAPSSRWRYDLRPGDTPGQTVVRHSFEHGGGHSGLRDIIARDPEHASAILAGRLQELRAHMTQTLAAMALTPAS